The DNA region TTACCTACTGTAGGAAAACTTTTAAAAACACTTTGCCGTGGTGAAATATTAGAATCACAACGTGGTATCAACGGCGGGTACACACTCACCCACCCTCCAGTAACAATCACAGTAGCGAGCATTATAAATTTACTTGAAGGCCCAGTGGCACTCACTGATTGTACGAGCACAACTAAGCATGGTGATTGTGAAATTGAAAATCACTGCCCCGTTAAAGGAAGTTGGAAAAAAATTAATTCTGTCGTACTTAAAGCACTCGAAGGCCTTACACTCGCTGATATGACTTCTTCTCATCAAAAGACAACTAGTCAAAGTGCTCCTCAGGAGATAAATCAATGAAACCAAGTACCCCTCAAGCCATCAAAGATCTTACTGACCGTGAATACCAATATGGTTTTGTTACTGATATCGAACAAGAATCCATTGCTAAAGGTTTAAGTGAAGATGTTGTTAAACTTATTTCTGCAAAGA from Oligoflexia bacterium includes:
- a CDS encoding SUF system Fe-S cluster assembly regulator encodes the protein MSKLTDYGIVLLTHFAKNPNGTSLTARELSEKSGVPLPTVGKLLKTLCRGEILESQRGINGGYTLTHPPVTITVASIINLLEGPVALTDCTSTTKHGDCEIENHCPVKGSWKKINSVVLKALEGLTLADMTSSHQKTTSQSAPQEINQ